The Tenrec ecaudatus isolate mTenEca1 chromosome 9, mTenEca1.hap1, whole genome shotgun sequence genome window below encodes:
- the WDR91 gene encoding WD repeat-containing protein 91, whose translation MAEAVERTDELVREYLLFRGFTHTLRQLDAEIKADKEKGFRVDKIVDQLQQLMQVYDLAALRDYWSYLERRLFSRLEDIYRPTINKLKTSLFRFYLVYTIQTNRSDKAQEFFAKQASELQNQAEWKDWFALPFLPSPDTNPIFATYFSRQWADTFIVSLHNFLSALLQCMPVPVILSFDAECQRTNQVQEENELLRQKLFALQAEVHRLKKEEQPPEEEAATLVQHKLPPYVSNMDRLGDSELAMVCSQRTTGLSQSPRGGFLSSLLPHSKKSPSRLSPAQGPPQAQSTAKREPAGSQAAKGKDLVSGAKDGKGLFSGLGAGEASWPQPRQRRLQDHSKERKELFSTTSAQSAEKKLDAGGTEVEPSPEPHPELAEAPVRGPEGSRPEQPFIVLGQEEYGEHHSSIMHCRVDCSGRRVASLDVDGVIKVWSFNPIMQTKASSISKSPLLSLEWATKRDRLLLLGSAVGTVRLYDTEAKKNLCEINIHEDMPRILSLSCSPNGASFVCSAAAPSLASHVDVLSPDLGSRGGNQVPGRLLLWDTKTMKQQLQFSLDPEPIAVNCTAFNHNGNLLVTGAADGIIRLFDMQQHECAMSWKAHSGEVCSVEFSYDENTVYSIGEDGKFIQWDIHKSGLKVSESSLPPDATGPFVLSGYSGYKQVQTPRGRLFAFDSEGHYMLTCSATGGVIYKLSREKGLESCLSLGGHRAPVVTVDWSTAMDCGTCLTASMDGKIKLTTLLAHKL comes from the exons GTGGACAAGATCGTGGACCAGCTGCAGCAGTTAATGCAGGTGTACGACCTGGCTGCCTTGCGGGATTACTGGAGCTACCTGGAGCGCCGGCTCTTCAGCCGCTTGGAGGACATCTACAGACCCACCATCAACAAGTTGAAAACCAGCCTCTTCCGCTTTTACCTCGTCTACACGATCCAG ACCAACAGGAGCGACAAGGCCCAGGAGTTCTTTGCCAAGCAGGCCTCTGAGCTCCAGAACCAGGCCGAGTGGAAGGATTGGTTTGCCCTGCCTTTCCTGCCCTCCCCGGACACCAACCCCATCTTCGCCACTTACTTCTCAAGGCAGTGGGCTGACACCTTCATCGTGTCCCTGCACAACTTCCTGAGTGCCCTGCTGCAGTGTATGC CCGTTCCTGTGATCCTGAGCTTCGATGCCGAGTGCCAGAGGACCAACCAGGTCCAGGAGGAGAATGAACTGCTGCGGCAGAAG CTGTTTGCCCTGCAGGCAGAAGTCCACCGGCTGAAGAAAGAGGAACAGCCTCCAGAGGAGGAGGCGGCCACCTTGGTCCAGCACAAGCTACCTCCGTATGTCTCCAACATGGACCGCTTGGGGGACTCGGAGCT AGCCATGGTGTGCAGCCAGAGGACCACCGGCCTCTCCCAGTCACCGCGAGGGGGCTTCCTGTCCTCGCTGCTGCCTCACAGTAAGAAGAGCCCCTCGAGACTGTCACCTGCCCAGGGGCCCCCGCAGGCCCAGAGCACCGCCAAGAGAGAGCCTGCAGGCAGCCAG GCTGCCAAAGGGAAGGATCTGGTATCTGGGGCCAAGGACGGCAAGGGCCTCTTCAGCGGGCTGGGCGCTGGGGAGGCCAGCTGGCCGCAGCCCCGGCAGCGGCGTCTGCAGGACCACAGCAAGGAGCGCAAGGAGCTGTTCTCGACCACCTCTGCCCAG AGCGCAGAGAAGAAGCTAGATGCTGGTGGCACGGAGGTGGAGCCTAGCCCCGAGCCCCACCCTGAGCTGGCAGAGGCGCCCGTGCGGGGCCCTGAGGGCAGCCGCCCTGAGCAGCCCTTCATCGTGCTGGGCCAAGAGGAGTATGGGGAGCATCATTCTTCCATCATGCACTGCag agtGGACTGCTCGGGGAGGAGGGTGGCCAGCTTGGATGTGGATGGGGTCATCAAAGTGTGGTCCTTCAACCCCATCATGCAGACCAAAGCATCCTCCATCTCCAAGTCCCCGCTGCTCTCCCTGGAATGGGCCACCAAGCGGGACAGACTG CTCCTCCTGGGCAGTGCGGTGGGCACAGTCCGCCTCTATGACACGGAAGCCAAGAAGAACCTGTGTGAGATCAACATCCATGAAGACATGCCCAG GATCCTGTCTCTCTCCTGCAGCCCCAATGGGGCCTCGTTCGTCTGCTCGGCTGCAGCCCCGAGCCTCGCCTCCCACGTGGACGTGCTGTCCCCCGACCTCGGCAGCAGGGGTGGGAACCAGGTCCCGGGCCGGCTGCTGCTCTGGGACACCAAGACCATGAAGCAGCAG CTTCAGTTCTCCCTGGACCCAGAGCCCATTGCCGTCAACTGTACGGCCTTCAATCACAACGGGAACCTGCTGGTCACTGGCGCGGCGGATGGCATCATCCGGTTGTTTG ACATGCAGCAGCACGAGTGCGCAATGAGCTGGAAGGCCCACAGTGGGGAGGTGTGCTCGGTGGAGTTCAGCTACGACGAGAACACCGTGTACAGCATCGGCGAGGATGGCAAG TTCATCCAGTGGGACATCCACAAGAGCGGCCTGAAGGTGTCCGAGTCGAGCCTGCCCCCCGACGCCACAGGTCCCTTCGTGCTGTCTGGGTACAGCGGCTACAAGCAGGTGCAGACCCCCAGGGGCCGGCTCTTCGCCTTCGACTCCGAGGGCCACTACATGCTGACATGCTCTGCTACCGGGGGCGTCATCTACAAG CTCAGCAGGGAGAAGGGCTTGGAGAGCTGCTTGAGTCTGGGCGGCCACCGCGCCCCCGTGGTGACCGTGGACTGGAGCACAGCCATGGACTGCGGGACCTGCCTCACGGCCTCCATGGATGGCAAGATCAAGTTGACCACTCTGCTGGCCCACAAACTCTGA
- the CYREN gene encoding cell cycle regulator of non-homologous end joining isoform X2 has protein sequence MPHTPRQGGCTSLLDFVPTGHALKPMPRAPLSTTNIPPSGPAAQRTTYCMNEAELVDVALGILIEGHQLERPTEHTALAAADKLECSPTHSRSLWPLGGQEEDEDKEEASLSPSHGSSLGLGDPNSACSPPQVDEEDALKYVREIFFS, from the exons ATGCCTCACACCCCCAGGCAAGGTGGCTGCACCTCCCTTctggactttgtacccactggccacgCTCTCAAGCCCATGCCCAGAGCACCACTCAGCACCACCAATATACCACCCAGCGG ACCTGCCGCCCAGAGGACCACGTACTGCATGAACGAAGCTGAACTTGTGGATGTGGCCCTGGGCATCCTGATTGAG GGCCACCAGCTGGAAAGACCCACGGAGCACACAGCCCTGGCTGCCGCTGATAAGCTGGAGTGCTCCCCCACCCACTCCAGATCCCTGTGGCCTCTTGGGGGCCAAGAGGAGGatgaggacaaagaggaggcttcaCTCTCCCCCAGCCATGGCTCTTCCCTGGGGCTGGGGGACCCCAACTCTGCCTGCAGCCCGCCCCAGGTTGACGAGGAGGACGCCTTGAAATATGTCCGGGAGATCTTCTTCAGCTGA
- the TMEM140 gene encoding transmembrane protein 140 isoform X2: MAVLKPRQGDLLPFLAIMGQAVAVITLLFYALLWESGNLLELPDRRIGFYNFCLRDEATDKLRCYKGPELATWDVSWISLALARLGVYGALVLALFAPLPLLLARCKGDQGEWQLARGFLAVSSVLLAGGLGLFLISMWKWLQLPLLGPAFPALCVAQGLIFLLLAAMGAFPQGVLRREDPPETC, encoded by the coding sequence ATGGCCGTCCTGAAGCCACGGCAGGGCGAcctcctgcccttcctggccatcATGGGCCAAGCGGTGGCGGTCATCACCCTGCTCTTCTATGCGCTCCTCTGGGAATCCGGAAACCTCCTCGAGCTGCCAGACAGGCGCATCGGCTTCTACAACTTCTGCCTGCGGGATGAGGCCACTGATAAGCTGCGGTGCTACAAGGGCCCCGAGCTGGCCACCTGGGACGTGTCGTGGATCAGTCTGGCCCTGGCCCGGCTGGGTGTCTATGGGGCCCTGGTCCTCGCCCTCTTTGCCCCCCTGCCACTCCTCCTGGCCCGCTGCAAAGGGGATCAGGGAGAGTGGCagctggccaggggcttcctggcAGTCTCCTCGGTGCTGCTGGCCGGAGGCCTGGGCCTCTTCCTGATCTCCATGTGGAAGTGGCTCCAGCTCCCGCTGCTGGGCCCAGCCTTCCCAGCTCTGTGCGTGGCCCAGGGCCTGATCTTCCTCCTGCTGGCAGCCATGGGAGCCTTCCCCCAGGGGGTCTTGAGAAGAGAGGACCCACCTGAGACCTGCTAG
- the TMEM140 gene encoding transmembrane protein 140 isoform X1 → MLLLCSSGVLAGFLRCPEKMAVLKPRQGDLLPFLAIMGQAVAVITLLFYALLWESGNLLELPDRRIGFYNFCLRDEATDKLRCYKGPELATWDVSWISLALARLGVYGALVLALFAPLPLLLARCKGDQGEWQLARGFLAVSSVLLAGGLGLFLISMWKWLQLPLLGPAFPALCVAQGLIFLLLAAMGAFPQGVLRREDPPETC, encoded by the coding sequence GTGCCCTGAGAAAATGGCCGTCCTGAAGCCACGGCAGGGCGAcctcctgcccttcctggccatcATGGGCCAAGCGGTGGCGGTCATCACCCTGCTCTTCTATGCGCTCCTCTGGGAATCCGGAAACCTCCTCGAGCTGCCAGACAGGCGCATCGGCTTCTACAACTTCTGCCTGCGGGATGAGGCCACTGATAAGCTGCGGTGCTACAAGGGCCCCGAGCTGGCCACCTGGGACGTGTCGTGGATCAGTCTGGCCCTGGCCCGGCTGGGTGTCTATGGGGCCCTGGTCCTCGCCCTCTTTGCCCCCCTGCCACTCCTCCTGGCCCGCTGCAAAGGGGATCAGGGAGAGTGGCagctggccaggggcttcctggcAGTCTCCTCGGTGCTGCTGGCCGGAGGCCTGGGCCTCTTCCTGATCTCCATGTGGAAGTGGCTCCAGCTCCCGCTGCTGGGCCCAGCCTTCCCAGCTCTGTGCGTGGCCCAGGGCCTGATCTTCCTCCTGCTGGCAGCCATGGGAGCCTTCCCCCAGGGGGTCTTGAGAAGAGAGGACCCACCTGAGACCTGCTAG
- the CYREN gene encoding cell cycle regulator of non-homologous end joining isoform X1, translating into METMKSGNKNRVLPTWMTAQVAEKQEVPAKNPRKRRKAAVMEALTVTEAKRPAAQRTTYCMNEAELVDVALGILIEGHQLERPTEHTALAAADKLECSPTHSRSLWPLGGQEEDEDKEEASLSPSHGSSLGLGDPNSACSPPQVDEEDALKYVREIFFS; encoded by the exons ATGGAAACCATGAAATCCGGGAATAAGAACCGGGTCCTACCTACCTGGATGACAGCCCAGGTGGCGGAGAAGCAAGAGGTGCCAGCCAAGAACcccaggaagaggaggaaggcggCGGTGATGGAGGCCTTGACTGTGACGGAGGCCAAAAG ACCTGCCGCCCAGAGGACCACGTACTGCATGAACGAAGCTGAACTTGTGGATGTGGCCCTGGGCATCCTGATTGAG GGCCACCAGCTGGAAAGACCCACGGAGCACACAGCCCTGGCTGCCGCTGATAAGCTGGAGTGCTCCCCCACCCACTCCAGATCCCTGTGGCCTCTTGGGGGCCAAGAGGAGGatgaggacaaagaggaggcttcaCTCTCCCCCAGCCATGGCTCTTCCCTGGGGCTGGGGGACCCCAACTCTGCCTGCAGCCCGCCCCAGGTTGACGAGGAGGACGCCTTGAAATATGTCCGGGAGATCTTCTTCAGCTGA